The sequence below is a genomic window from Macadamia integrifolia cultivar HAES 741 chromosome 1, SCU_Mint_v3, whole genome shotgun sequence.
GTTTCATGATGAGAGTTCTTTTCTGGAACATAAGGGGAGTAAAGAAAGGAGTTGCTCGTAGATCTCTTCACAACTTGATAAAGGAGCATGATGTTCTCTGCTTAGCTGAACCAATGGTGGATGTATCGCAATTCCCAACCTTATTTTTTAATAGGTTGGGTTTCGCTGCATATGTCTTCTAAAAAAGAGTTGGTCACTCCCTTCAGGGATGTAGGGAGAAGAGTATTAAGGAGGCTCGTGGCCAGGTGCATAGAGCTTCAGGGGTGGCGGTAATGGAGGTCGACGGTGGCTCTGGGAGAAGGGAAGATGCCGGTGAGGAAGGATCCGATGAGATCCGAGTTCCCAATTTGGGAAGGAGTCCTGCCAACATGAGAGAAGCACATTCCATTCCTGAAACACAATCAAAGGAGAATATCCCTTCTCCAAATCAAGGATCGCAAGAGAGAGGGAACATTGTTGTCATCCTTCCTATTGAAGGCTCATTGAGAAAGAATTTGGCGCTATGGTGGACGCCTGCTCTTTGCGCCTGGCCGAACCATGGTTGGAATATCCACATGGGGCCTTATATAGGTCGGAAATGTGATGGAGGGTCGGTGCATGGTTTTTTACCAACAGTTACAGAGAGTGGTGACGAAGGAAACTGCAGGCATGGAATCGACTATGATGAGGTGGCCGGCATCAAGAAGCTCAATGGGGATAGGAGCTGTCCAAATTATGCATGTCGAGAAAATGGTAGGAGCGTCCCTCCTAGGGCTTCTCAGTATGTTTACCCCAGTCATCAGCATTACAGAGAAGGGGCTATGGTGGTCTACCATGATGTCGAAGAGGTTGATAGAGCTGCTCGTGAGCATGAAGAGGGTATGGAGAATAGAAGAcagcagaagaggaagaatgtGGCTTCCCATGAGCAGGCTTCCAGAAAGTCTGATAGGATTGCTTTATTAAAAAAGTGATGATGAAGGTTCTTTACTGGAACATAAGGGGTATGAAgaagaaggctgcgagattggCCTTAGGTAATTTATTGAGAATGAATAATCCAAATATTGTTTGTCTGGCAAAGCCGATGATGGAGATTCAgaaattcccaaaaaaaattttcaataaaaatatgGGTATGATGCGGCGTTCATTCATAATGAGGGACTGGACAAGGTCCCGAACCTATGGGTTATGTGGAGACGGGGTATCTCAAAGCCAAATGTTACTTCCAGCTCAGACTAACATATCTCAATGAAGGTGGGGTGGTAGGGTAAAGAGGTGATAGTGTATGTTGTTCATGCGAAATGCTTCAGAGTAGCTAGAAGAGACTTATGGGTAAATCTGGCTTCTTCTCGGCCTGGGAACAGGATTCCTTGGATGGTTGTAGGGGATTTTAATGCCACTTTCAAGGCTCACGAGAAAAGAGGCCCCGACGCCTTTAACATGGGATCGGCAACAGATTTTGGTGCAATGGTTGATGGATGCTCTCTGATCAAAATTCCCTCCTAAGGTTGTAAGTTTACTTGGACGAACAATAGAAGAAGGGGGAATGTCGTGGCGATGCTGGACAGGTCCTTCTGCACAGGTGACTAGCTATCTATGTTTCATGATTGCCCCTTTAGGTTTTAGAGGTTCTGGTCTGAGAATGAGAATTTTAGTAATGTGGTGAGGGAGTCCTGGGATCAATGGATCAGTGGGTCTACCATGTATGTTTTcaaccaaaaaatcaaaagattgaaAGGAGTGATAAGGTCATGGTCTAGGGATACTTTTTCTAATATTAATTTGGAGATGGAGGAGGCTCAGAAAAGTTTGGAGGAAGTGCAGCACGAGATTGAGGTGAATGGAATGGATGATCAGATTTTCGTTTGTGAAGCAGATGCGAAAACTAGACATTTAAAAGCCATAGAGAGCTATGATAAGCTTTGGGTGGAGAAGTCGAGATCGAGATGGAGGCTGCAAGGGGACAGGTGCTTTAAATTCTTCCATATCACTGCGAAGGTGCGAAGAATTAAGAATACCATCAGAGTTCTCAAAGATGGAGATGGGAGAATTCTTTCAGAGAAAAATCAGCTGGAAGGGtatgtttcttatttttataaaagcTTCCTTAAGCGCTTTACATCTTCAAATCACCTGGATATGTTGGATTGTATTCCGTCAGTGCTGACGGATATTGATCGATGGAGACTAGATGTCATGCCATCCAATGCAGAGATTACAGAGGCGGTTTGGGACCTTGACCCCGAATGCTCTCCAAGACCGGATGGTCTCCCAGGTACTTTTTACAGAGCTTGTTGGGATATTATTTATGAAGACGTATGTAATGTTGTGAGAGGTTTCTTTAGTCGCAATCTTATGCCATATGGCATGAACAACAATTTCTTTGTCctaattcccaaatcagaaggAGCGATGTCCCTAGATAAGTTTCGGGCCCtatgcatgggaaattttttttgtaaaattgttACAAAAATTATGGCTATGcgtctttctatttttctgccTCGTCTTATCTCGGAGGAGCAAGGGGCTTTTCGAAAGGGCaaaatcattcattcaaatATCTCTGTGGCTTCCGAGTTGTCAAATATGATGTTCTCGACTGCTAGAGGAGGTGGCATGAGTTTGAAGATTTACATCCAGAAGGCTTATGACACAATTTCCTGGGATTTTGTTTCATGTTTTGAGGAAGTTCAGCTTCTCGGAAAGGTGGATATCCTAGGTTCATCAGATGCTGGTGTCTGCaaaattatttgtttttctaaACGGTGGCCTAGTGGGGTACTTTGGTGTGGAAAGAGGGTTGAGAGAAGGGGATCCCCTATCCCCCATGCTATTTATTCTGGTTGAAGAAGTTCTCTGCAGAGGGCTTCACGAGCTTGTGGCTGATAAGAGATTGAAGCCGCTCAAGGGTCCTCGAGGGGTGAGTACTCCAGTTCACAGCCTCTTCGCAGACGACATTTTTATATTTGCTAATGCCTCAATCAGGTATATCCATCActtaaaaaaatttctgaaCAAGTATTAGGAGTTTTTAGGGCAGTGtgtaaatttgaagaaaatcaAGTTGTTTCTTGGATGCCTAAACCCTCAGAGAAAGCAGGCTATCATTGAGGAGTTGGGGATTCCACTATGTTCATACTCGACTAAATACTTGGgagttgaaatttttaaagggagAGTTAAAAAGGAGGTTGTTCTACCAATCATGGACCAAGTTAAAGACCGTCTGGCAGGGTGGAAGGCGAAGATCTTATCCATGGCTGGAAGGGTGGAGCTGGCCCATTCAGTCATATTGAGCATGCCAACCCATAGCTTTGCAGCATATTGTTGGCTAGAGTCTCTTATCGTGACTTTGGAGAGATGGATGCAAAAAGTTTTCTAGACTGGAGAGATtgaaacttcaaaaaaaaaaaaaattgttgtaaaTTGGGATCAATGTTGcaagcctaaggaggaaggggggcTAGGTTTGTGGAGACTGAGAGATGTCAACAAAGCGATGCTTTGTAAAACTGCTTGGCATATCAAGCATGAAGAGTCCATGACCAGCTGCTTCTTGAGGGCAAGATTCCTGAGCAGGAAAGGTGTGCCAAAAAAAGGATACAGAAAATCTTCAATTTAGCCAGGCATTAAACACATATGGAAATTTATTTCCTCTATGGAGAGATGGATAGTTGGTGATGGATGCAAAATAAAGCTCTGGAAGGAGGTATGGGTTGGATCCAATGTAATAGAAGATGGGGTGGTCATGGAGGATCGTGATCAGACAAATCTTGACGGTAATGTTTGTAGATTTATTGATGATCACAAATGGAGGCTTCCAGCGGTGCACTCTGCCTTTTTCAAAGGTATTTTTGAGGCTGTTCAGAGAATTAAGCTTCCTGAGTATGATTGTGCCGACAAATGCGTGTGGAATTTGTCTCTGGATGGAGAATTCAGCTCAAAATCAGCTTGGGAAGAAATCAGAGTGAAGAAGCCAATAGTGCAATGGGCCTCTCTAATTTGGTGCAAGAAGCAACGGCCAAGGGTTGCAACTTTGGCTTGGAGGGCGATTTATGGAAAGCTTCCAACTGATGAGGTGGTTAAAAGAAGATCAATTCCTATAGCGTCTCGATGCGACCTCTACAGACATGAGGAGGAATCGATAGATCACATTCTTTTGTCTTGCTCTTTCTCTAGAGCGATTTGGTGCACTTTATTTGAGTATTTTAAGGTGAGATGGATGGCTCAGGGGTCCTTGCTCGAGTTGGCccaatggtggaagagaaaatggaaaatgttGTGTATTAAAGAGGTGTGGTCTATGTGCTTCAGTATAGTAATAGATCACCTATGGAGAGAGAAACCACAGGAAAT
It includes:
- the LOC122072786 gene encoding uncharacterized protein LOC122072786, whose protein sequence is MEEAQKSLEEVQHEIEVNGMDDQIFVCEADAKTRHLKAIESYDKLWVEKSRSRWRLQGDRCFKFFHITAKVRRIKNTIRVLKDGDGRILSEKNQLEGYVSYFYKSFLKRFTSSNHLDMLDCIPSVLTDIDRWRLDVMPSNAEITEAVWDLDPECSPRPDGLPGTFYRACWDIIYEDVCNVVRGFFSRNLMPYGMNNNFFVLIPKSEGAMSLDKFRALCMGNFFCKIVTKIMAMRLSIFLPRLISEEQGAFRKGKIIHSNISVASELSNMMFSTARGGGMSLKIYIQKAYDTISWDFVSCFEEVQLLGKVDILGSSDAGVCKIICFSKRWPSGVLWCGKRVERRGSPIPHAIYSG